Proteins encoded within one genomic window of Platichthys flesus chromosome 17, fPlaFle2.1, whole genome shotgun sequence:
- the LOC133972338 gene encoding apolipoprotein A-I-like has protein sequence MNVLVVLALALFSVCNADVQSQGAPKINLEQGKGFFWDRIGEAVLTAATWEKEFRQSELGQDVNARITQSTDSVKQYFTALLSEDVMTQLTQEAEQLQVCLKEGLTSLGSSLQPVAEDLAAKLQTQVEALIPVTQSLQKQLTQKTQEIRESLIPYGDRVKDRMYDGFHFPRVTVSKASTHQLFLPSLLIVYLIK, from the exons ATGAACGTCCTCGTGGTTCTCGCACTCGCCCTCTTCTCCG TTTGCAATGCCGACGTGCAGAGCCAGGGGGCGCCCAAGATCAACCTGGAGCAGGGGAAAGGCTTTTTCTGGGACCGAATTGGCGAAGCTGTGCTCACTGCTGCGACCTGGGAGAAGGAGTTCAGACAGTCTGAGCTGGGGCAGGACGTCAA CGCCAGGATCACTCAGAGCACCGACTCAGTGAAGCAGTACTTCACTGCTCTGCTTTCTGAGGACGTGATGACCCAGCTCACCCAGGAGGCCGAGCAGCTGCAGGTCTGCCTGAAGGAAGGTTTGACCTCGCTGGGATCCAGCCTGCAGCCTGTCGCCGAGGACCTGGCGGCCAAACTCCAGACACAGGTGGAAGCCCTGATCCCCGTCACCCAGAGCCTCCAGAAGCAGCTGACCCAGAAGACCCAGGAGATCCGGGAGAGCCTGATCCCGTACGGGGACAGGGTGAAGGACAGGATGTACGACGGCTTCCACTTTCCACGTGTCACTGTTTCTAAAGCCTCCACACACCAACTGTTTCTCCCCAGTCTGCTCATTGTATATCTCATTAAATAA
- the LOC133972336 gene encoding apolipoprotein A-IV-like: MKFLVVLVLAVFTGCHGRLVHQPRPQVAMVKDAFWDYVARATLTSEDSLKQIRESALGHELNVLISESTEAIKTFADTMRTQVAPLTQDLMAKVTQEAELLKARLEKDLAAVSTNLQPYTEDLESALQRHVEELKSGAESMDPESLKAVMQQKSQELKEQLDTSVKQMQDRMVPITEEIKQKMEQSLEEFQRSMVPVAQSFQTQLTQKTQEIQENLAPYGEEIRVRLDKDTEQLKKQLSALWSSFTKLTQ, encoded by the exons ATGAAGTTCCTCGTGGTTCTCGTCCTCGCCGTCTTCACCG GTTGCCATGGCCGCCTCGTGCACCAGCCCAGGCCCCAGGTCGCCATGGTAAAGGATGCTTTCTGGGACTACGTCGCCAGGGCAACCCTCACCAGTGAGGACTCGCTGAAGCAGATCCGAGAGTCGGCGCTAGGACACGAactgaa cgtCCTCATCTCTGAGAGCACCGAGGCCATCAAGACCTTCGCCGACACCATGCGCACTCAGGTGGCTCCTCTGACCCAGGACCTCATGGCCAAAGTTACCCAGGAGGCCGAGCTGCTGAAGGCTCGTCTGGAGAAAGATCTGGCCGCTGTGAGCACCAACCTGCAGCCCTACACCGAGGATCTGGAGTCCGCCCTCCAGAGGCacgtggaggagctgaagagcggCGCCGAGTCCATGGACCCCGAGTCCCTGAAGGCCGTGATGCAGCAGAAGAgccaggagctgaaggagcagctggACACGAGCGTGAAGCAGATGCAGGACAGGATGGTTCCCATCACCGAGGAGATAAAGCAGAAGATGGAGCAGAGTCTGGAGGAGTTTCAGAGGAGCATGGTGCCCGTGGCCCAGAGCTTCCAGACGCAGCTGACCCAGAAGACCCAGGAGATCCAGGAGAACCTGGCTCCATACGGAGAGGAGATCAGGGTCAGgctggacaaagacacagagcagctgaagaagcagctctctgctctgtggagctcCTTCACCAAGCTCACCCAGTAA
- the LOC133972323 gene encoding probable ATP-dependent RNA helicase ddx6: MATARTENLGTALMGLNKQNGQLRGQTKPASVQPAPTTLGKAMGTLQKAGCPPQEGGGIKFGDDWKRSLKLPPRDTRVRTSDVTSTKGNEFEDYCLKRELLMGIFEMGWEKPSPIQEESIPIALSGRDILARAKNGTGKSGAYLIPMLERIDLKKDYIQAMVMVPTRELALQVSQISIQISKHLGGVKVMATTGGTNLRDDILRLDEIVHVVIATPGRILDLIKKGVAKVDRVQMMVMDEADKLLSQDFVVLIEDIISFLAKHRQILLYSATFPISVQKFMAKHLQKPYEINLMEELTLKGITQFYAYVTERQKVHCLNTLFSRLQINQSIIFCNSTRRVELLAKKITQLGYSCFYIHAKMMQEYRNRVFHDFRNGLCRNLVCTDLFTRGIDIQAVNVVINFDFPKSAETYLHRIGRSGRFGHLGLAINLITSEDRINLKATEEQLVTDIKPIPGSIDKSLYVAEYHSSSGDCDVEEIEEKSGQHDDSI, from the exons ATGGCAACCGCCAGAACAGAAAACCTTGGCACAGCCCTCATGGGACTGAACAAGCAGAACGGGCAGCTCAGAGGACAGACCAAACCAGCTTCAGTCCAGCCAGCACCTACCACTCTAGGGAAGGCTATGGGCACACTCCAGAAAGCAGGCTGCCCCCCACAAGAGGGAGGAGGCATCAAGTTCGGAGACGACTGGAAAAGGAGCCTGAAGCTCCCGCCCAGAGACACCAGGGTCAGAACCTCC GATGTGACATCCACCAAGGGGAATGAATTTGAAGATTACTGTCTCAAACGAGAACTCCTGATGGGCATCTTTGAAATGGGTTGGGAGAAACCATCCCCCATTCag GAGGAGAGCATTCCCATCGCCCTGTCCGGACGGGATATTCTGGCTCGGGCTAAAAATGGAACAGGAAAAAGTGGAGCCTATCTCATCCCCATGCTGGAGAGGATAGACCTGAAAAAGGACTACATACAGG CCATGGTCATGGTGCCCACTCGCGAGCTGGCACTGCAGGTGAGTCAGATCTCCATCCAGATCAGCAAGCACCTTGGAGGAGTCAAGGTCATGGCCACCACCGGGGGCACCAACCTGCGAGATGACATCTTGCGCTTGGACGAAATCG TGCATGTGGTCATCGCCACCCCTGGCAGGATCCTGGACCTGATAAAGAAGGGCGTGGCGAAGGTGGATAGGGTCCAGATGATGGTGATGGACGAG GCGGATAAGCTGCTGTCTCAGGACTTTGTGGTGCTCATTGAGGATATCATCAGCTTCCTGGCCAAGCACCGGCAGATCCTGCTCTACTCTGCAACCTTCCCCATCAGTGTGCAAAAGTTCATG GCCAAGCACCTTCAGAAACCATACGAGATTAacctgatggaggagctgactCTGAAGGGCATTACTCAGTTCTACGCCTACGTCACAGAGCGGCAGAAAGTGCACTGCCTCAACACACTGTTTTCCAGG CTTCAGATCAACCAATCTATCATCTTCTGTAACTCCACCCGGCGAGTGGAGTTGTTGGCCAAGAAGATCACTCAGCTGGGCTACTCCTGCTTCTACATCCACGCTAAGATGATGCAG gaatACAGAAACCGGGTGTTCCATGACTTCAGAAACGGACTGTGCAGGAACCTTGTCTGCACGG ATCTTTTCACCAGAGGTATCGACATCCAGGCTGTGAACGTCGTCATCAACTTCGACTTCCCTAAGAGCGCTGAGACTTACCTCCATCGCATTGGAAGATCAG GGAGGTTTGGTCACCTGGGGTTGGCCATTAATCTCATCACGTCAGAGGATCGCATAAACCTGAAGGCCACTGAGGAGCAGCTGGTGACCGATATCAAGCCCATTCCCGGCAGCATCGACAAGAGCCTCTACGTGGCCGAGTACCACTCGTCCAGCGGCGACTGCGACGTGGAGGAAATCGAAGAGAAATCCGGACAACACGACGAcagcatctaa
- the apoea gene encoding apolipoprotein Ea, whose protein sequence is MKVFAVIFVLAALSGCHARSMPEPRSDPWEEALEKFKDYFTDLTSKSDAVLKDIKSHEITRELDTLIQDSMSELAVYRQDLQTKLAPYTQEAAQRLGDDLDWLSKKLSVHMNEGREQMEKYSVELQTMMEQNADDVRVRVSAYTRKMKKRLNKDAQEIKSQVAEYFEELQSRTSDNVGQMQTQFEPYLAKVRDNTHAKVMTMNDLLISQVDKMSSKIQAAAEDIKDRLESTAEEMKSTLEEKMEEVRTWFKPYVSMFTA, encoded by the exons ATGAAGGTCTTTGCAGTGATCTTTGTTCTGGCAGCTCTGTCTG GCTGCCATGCCAGGAGCATGCCCGAGCCCAGGAGCGACCCCTGGGAGGAGGCGCTGGAAAAGTTCAAGGATTATTTCACCGACCTGACCTCCAAGTCCGACGCCGTGCTGAAGGACATCAAGAGCCACGAGATCACCAGAGAGCTCGA caccCTGATCCAGGACAGCATGTCGGAGCTGGCCGTGTACAGACAGGACCTGCAGACCAAGCTGGCTCCGTACACCCAGGAGGCCGCACAGCGTCTGGGCGATGACCTGGACTGGCTGTCCAAAAAACTCAGTGTCCACATGAACGAGGGCCGGGAGCAGATGGAGAAGTACAGCGTGGAGCTGCAGACCATGATGGAGCAGAACGCCGACGACGTCCGGGTCAGGGTCTCCGCCTACACCCGCAAGATGAAGAAACGCCTCAACAAGGACGCACAGGAGATCaagag TCAAGTCGCTGAATACTTTGAGGAGCTCCAGTCCCGTACCTCAGACAACGTGGGGCAGATGCAGACCCAGTTCGAGCCCTACTTGGCTAAGGTGCGAGACAACACCCACGCAAAGGTCATGACCATGAACGACCTGCTGATTTCACAGGTAGACAAAATGTCGAGCAAGATTCAGGCCGCGGCCGAGGACATCAAGGACCGTTTGGAGAGCACagctgaagagatgaagagcaccctggaggagaagatggaggaggtgcGCACCTGGTTCAAGCCCTATGTCTCCATGTTCACAGCATAA
- the tomm40l gene encoding mitochondrial import receptor subunit TOM40B translates to MGSVLAASSPNPPPPAPGGGAPAPGLTVPPGFGMPPVSPVLPPAEGQQEDGEAPLPNPGAFEECHRKCKEVFPMQMEGVRLVVNKGLSNHFQVNHTVLLSTMGDSTYRFGATYVGPKQIGPGEFFPVMVGDIDNSGSLNAQIIHQINSRVRSKLAFQTQQQKFVNWQGDAEFKGDDFTATVTLGNPDVLVGSGIVVTHYLQSITPSLALGGELVYHRRPGEEGTVMSLVGKYTGNNYIATLTLGSAGAHASYYHRANDQLSVGVEFEASNRMQDTSVSFAYQLDVPKANLQFKGSVDSNWVVGATLEKKLLPLPLSLVLCSFLNHRKNKFQCGFGVTIG, encoded by the exons ATGGGCAGTGTGTTGGCTGCCAGTTCCCCCAACCCTCCACCACCTGCCCCCGGCGGCGGTGCCCCTGCCCCCGGCTTGACGGTGCCGCCGGGCTTCGGGATGCCTCCGGTCTCCCCTGTCCTGCCCCCGGCAGAGGGACAGCAGGAGGATGGAGAAGCTCCTCTGCCCAACCCAGGAGCGTTTGAGGAGTGTCATCGCAAATGCAAAG AGGTTTTCCCGATGCAGATGGAAGGCGTCAGGCTAGTTGTCAACAAAGGTCTTAGCAACCACTTCCAG GTGAATCACACTGTGCTGCTGAGCACCATGGGCGACTCCACCTACAGATTCGGTGCCACGTACGTTGGACCGAAGCAGATCGGTCCAGGAGAG TTTTTTCCAGTCATGGTGGGAGACATCGACAACAGTGGCAGCCTTAACGCTCAGATCATCCACCAGATCAACAGCAGAGTACGATCCAAACTGGCCTTCCAG acacagcagcagaagttTGTGAACTGGCAGGGAGACGCCGAGTTCAAGGGAGACGACTTCACTGCCACGGTGACACTTGGAAACCCAGACGTCCTCGTCGGCTCTG GTATTGTTGTAACACACTACCTCCAGTCCATCACGCCCTCTCTGGCTCTGGGAGGGGAGCTGGTTTACCACCGCAGGCCCGGAGAGGAGGGCACGGTGATGTCACTAGTTGGCAAatacacag GCAATAACTACATCGCCACGCTGACTCTCGGCTCAGCGGGAGCTCACGCGTCGTACTACCACAGAGCCAACGACCAG TTGTCGGTCGGCGTGGAGTTCGAAGCGAGCAACCGCATGCAAGACACCAGCGTGTCATTCGCTTACCAGCTAGATGTGCCCAAAGCCAATTTACAGTTTAAAG GTTCCGTAGACAGTAACTGGGTCGTTGGTGCAACATTAGAAAAGAAGTTACTCCCTCTGCCGCTCTCGCTCGTCCTCTGTTCTTTCCTCAACCACCGCAAGAACAAGTTCCAGTGCGGTTTCGGCGTCACCATCGGTTAA
- the lipea gene encoding lipase, hormone-sensitive a isoform X2 — translation MDYKVVFAALETVCEDNFSALCGSSDSPHGTAASRLVTCLREVQEHGRALEPVVASLTAVYHHYDFDEVTPGNGYRTLVKVLQACLLHIINKGRYIADNCNGAFFRAEHNASEMEAYCSALCQLRALLHLAKQLINDNECGQLYSQQDGELTRRFVQEYSSMHKACFYGRCLGFQFSPALRPVLQTVVISMISYGERYGRQQSRFGMAALSLLTSGKYVIDPETRGTEFERITQNLDVHFWKSFWNLTESGLISGLTRITSNPVQVNLTLTVPPLLLRLPLASDPSLSAAVSPPIAHSGPGPVHVRLISHELREGQDSEELLAFSDTPTTASHRPWVQRQPLSPWLLIHFHGGGFVAQTSKSHEHYLRNWTRELKVPILSVDYSLSPEAPFPRALEECFYAYCWALKNCHLLGSTAERVCLAGDSAGGNLCITVSMKAMTCGIRVPDGMMTAYPATLLTTDASPSRLLTLIDPLLPLGVLAKCLNAYAGIDCHTELPAVESNSLTTLGRDTAVLLGDLTKGASNWIHSFLDPVLISSGARSQSSLQRRAESSETRRVSTPTSKQTSGDHPDYPQGFEPLRAECLAVLLPTSSPIFRNPFVSPLLAPENLLRGLPPVYIVASALDALLDDSVMFAKKLRDMGQPVSLTVVEDLPHGFLSLSQLAKETEVASEICIARIRQIFEQ, via the exons ATGGATTACAAGGTCGTGTTCGCAGCCTTGGAGACGGTGTGTGAAGACAACTTCTCTGCCTTGTGTGGATCCTCTGATTCACCGCACGGCACTGCCGCCAGCCGCCTGGTCACGTGTTTGAGAGAGGTTCAGGAACATGGCCGTGCGCTGGAGCCTGTGGTCGCCAGCCTCACCGCCGTTTACCACCACTACGACTTTGACGAAGTGACACCTGGGAACGGCTACCGCACCCTGGTCAAA GTCTTGCAAGCCTGTCTTCTGCACATCATAAACAAGGGCCGTTACATTGCCGACAACTGCAATGGCGCCTTCTTCAGGGCCGAGCACAACGCCTCTGAGATGGAGGCGTACTGCAGCGCTCTGTGCCAGCTGCGGGCCCTGCTCCACCTCGCCAAGCAGCTGATCAACGACAACGAATGTGGCCAGCTGTACTCGCAGCAGGACGGGGAGCTGACCCGCAGGTTTGTGCAGGAGTACAGCTCCATGCACAAGGCGTGTTTCTACGGACGCTGTCTTGGATTTCAG TTCTCTCCAGCTCTTCGTCCAGTACTCCAGACTGTTGTCATAAGCATGATATCATACGGAGAGAGGTACGGTAGACAGCAGTCACGGTTCG GTATGGCGGCCCTTTCTCTCCTCACATCAGGGAAGTACGTCATTGATCCAGAGACGCGGGGCACCGAGTTTGAACGCATCACCCAGAACCTGGATGTACATTTCTGGAAGTCTTTCTGGAACCTCACAGAGTCCGGCCTTATATCA gGTTTAACCAGAATAACTTCTAACCCAGTGCAGGTGAACCTCACCCTGACTgtgcctcctctccttctccgcCTTCCTCTGGCCTCAGACCCAAGTCTATCTGCTGCTGTGTCGCCTCCAATCGCTCACTCGGGCCCTGGGCCGGTACATGTGCGTCTGATCTCCCATGAGCTTCGAGAAGGACAG GACAGTGAAGAGCTGCTGGCTTTTTCCGACACTCCCACCACCGCCTCTCATCGACCCTGGGTACAGAGGCAGCCTCTCTCCCCCTGGCTGCTCATCCACTTCCACGGAGGAGGTTTCGTAGCCCAGACCTCGAAATCTCATGAG CATTATCTTCGGAACTGGACGAGGGAGCTGAAAGTGCCCATCCTATCTGTCGACTACTCTTTGTCACCTGAAGCGCCTTTTCCCAGAGCCCTGGAGGAGTGTTTCTACGCCTACTGCTGGGCACTGAAAAACTGTCACCTCCTGG GCTCCACAGCGGAGCGGGTTTGTCTGGCGGGGGACAGCGCTGGAGGAAACCTCTGCATCACTGTGTCCATGAAGGCCATGACCTGCGGCATCCGAGTCCCTGACGGCATGATGACCGCCTACCCCGCCACCCTGCTCACCACAGACGCCTCGCCCTCTCGCCTGCTCACACTCATCGACCCACTGTTGCCTTTAGGGGTTCTTGCAAAGTGCCTCAATGCCTATGCAG GTATAGACTGTCACACAGAGCTGCCTGCAGTGGAAAGCAACAGTCTGACAACTCTGGGCAGAGACACAGCCGTGCTGCTCGGGGATCTCACTAAGGGAGCCTCCAACTGGATCCACTCATTTCTGGACCCCGTGCTGATCTCAAGTGGAGCCCGCTCCCAGTCGTCACTACAGAGGAGGGCCGAGAGCAGTGAAACACGCAGGGTATCAACTCCCACCTCCAAACAAACCTCTGGGGATCACCCGGATTACCCACAAGGCTTTGAGCCCCTGCGCGCCGAGTGCCTGGCTGTACTTCTCCCGACCTCCTCACCTATTTTTAGGAACCCGTTTGTGTCACCTTTACTGGCTCCGGAAAACCTGCTGAGAGGTCTGCCTCCGGTATACATCGTG GCCTCTGCTCTGGACGCCTTGCTGGACGACTCTGTGATGTTTGCTAAGAAACTGCGAGACATGGGTCAGCCTGTGAGTCTGACGGTGGTGGAGGACCTACCTCACGGCTTCCTCAGCCTCTCACAGCTCGCCAAGGAGACGGAGGTCGCTTCAGAAATCTGCATTGCGCGAATAAGGCAGATTTTTGAGCAATAA
- the lipea gene encoding lipase, hormone-sensitive a isoform X1, giving the protein MRFASDMDYKVVFAALETVCEDNFSALCGSSDSPHGTAASRLVTCLREVQEHGRALEPVVASLTAVYHHYDFDEVTPGNGYRTLVKVLQACLLHIINKGRYIADNCNGAFFRAEHNASEMEAYCSALCQLRALLHLAKQLINDNECGQLYSQQDGELTRRFVQEYSSMHKACFYGRCLGFQFSPALRPVLQTVVISMISYGERYGRQQSRFGMAALSLLTSGKYVIDPETRGTEFERITQNLDVHFWKSFWNLTESGLISGLTRITSNPVQVNLTLTVPPLLLRLPLASDPSLSAAVSPPIAHSGPGPVHVRLISHELREGQDSEELLAFSDTPTTASHRPWVQRQPLSPWLLIHFHGGGFVAQTSKSHEHYLRNWTRELKVPILSVDYSLSPEAPFPRALEECFYAYCWALKNCHLLGSTAERVCLAGDSAGGNLCITVSMKAMTCGIRVPDGMMTAYPATLLTTDASPSRLLTLIDPLLPLGVLAKCLNAYAGIDCHTELPAVESNSLTTLGRDTAVLLGDLTKGASNWIHSFLDPVLISSGARSQSSLQRRAESSETRRVSTPTSKQTSGDHPDYPQGFEPLRAECLAVLLPTSSPIFRNPFVSPLLAPENLLRGLPPVYIVASALDALLDDSVMFAKKLRDMGQPVSLTVVEDLPHGFLSLSQLAKETEVASEICIARIRQIFEQ; this is encoded by the exons ATGCGGTTCG CCTCAGATATGGATTACAAGGTCGTGTTCGCAGCCTTGGAGACGGTGTGTGAAGACAACTTCTCTGCCTTGTGTGGATCCTCTGATTCACCGCACGGCACTGCCGCCAGCCGCCTGGTCACGTGTTTGAGAGAGGTTCAGGAACATGGCCGTGCGCTGGAGCCTGTGGTCGCCAGCCTCACCGCCGTTTACCACCACTACGACTTTGACGAAGTGACACCTGGGAACGGCTACCGCACCCTGGTCAAA GTCTTGCAAGCCTGTCTTCTGCACATCATAAACAAGGGCCGTTACATTGCCGACAACTGCAATGGCGCCTTCTTCAGGGCCGAGCACAACGCCTCTGAGATGGAGGCGTACTGCAGCGCTCTGTGCCAGCTGCGGGCCCTGCTCCACCTCGCCAAGCAGCTGATCAACGACAACGAATGTGGCCAGCTGTACTCGCAGCAGGACGGGGAGCTGACCCGCAGGTTTGTGCAGGAGTACAGCTCCATGCACAAGGCGTGTTTCTACGGACGCTGTCTTGGATTTCAG TTCTCTCCAGCTCTTCGTCCAGTACTCCAGACTGTTGTCATAAGCATGATATCATACGGAGAGAGGTACGGTAGACAGCAGTCACGGTTCG GTATGGCGGCCCTTTCTCTCCTCACATCAGGGAAGTACGTCATTGATCCAGAGACGCGGGGCACCGAGTTTGAACGCATCACCCAGAACCTGGATGTACATTTCTGGAAGTCTTTCTGGAACCTCACAGAGTCCGGCCTTATATCA gGTTTAACCAGAATAACTTCTAACCCAGTGCAGGTGAACCTCACCCTGACTgtgcctcctctccttctccgcCTTCCTCTGGCCTCAGACCCAAGTCTATCTGCTGCTGTGTCGCCTCCAATCGCTCACTCGGGCCCTGGGCCGGTACATGTGCGTCTGATCTCCCATGAGCTTCGAGAAGGACAG GACAGTGAAGAGCTGCTGGCTTTTTCCGACACTCCCACCACCGCCTCTCATCGACCCTGGGTACAGAGGCAGCCTCTCTCCCCCTGGCTGCTCATCCACTTCCACGGAGGAGGTTTCGTAGCCCAGACCTCGAAATCTCATGAG CATTATCTTCGGAACTGGACGAGGGAGCTGAAAGTGCCCATCCTATCTGTCGACTACTCTTTGTCACCTGAAGCGCCTTTTCCCAGAGCCCTGGAGGAGTGTTTCTACGCCTACTGCTGGGCACTGAAAAACTGTCACCTCCTGG GCTCCACAGCGGAGCGGGTTTGTCTGGCGGGGGACAGCGCTGGAGGAAACCTCTGCATCACTGTGTCCATGAAGGCCATGACCTGCGGCATCCGAGTCCCTGACGGCATGATGACCGCCTACCCCGCCACCCTGCTCACCACAGACGCCTCGCCCTCTCGCCTGCTCACACTCATCGACCCACTGTTGCCTTTAGGGGTTCTTGCAAAGTGCCTCAATGCCTATGCAG GTATAGACTGTCACACAGAGCTGCCTGCAGTGGAAAGCAACAGTCTGACAACTCTGGGCAGAGACACAGCCGTGCTGCTCGGGGATCTCACTAAGGGAGCCTCCAACTGGATCCACTCATTTCTGGACCCCGTGCTGATCTCAAGTGGAGCCCGCTCCCAGTCGTCACTACAGAGGAGGGCCGAGAGCAGTGAAACACGCAGGGTATCAACTCCCACCTCCAAACAAACCTCTGGGGATCACCCGGATTACCCACAAGGCTTTGAGCCCCTGCGCGCCGAGTGCCTGGCTGTACTTCTCCCGACCTCCTCACCTATTTTTAGGAACCCGTTTGTGTCACCTTTACTGGCTCCGGAAAACCTGCTGAGAGGTCTGCCTCCGGTATACATCGTG GCCTCTGCTCTGGACGCCTTGCTGGACGACTCTGTGATGTTTGCTAAGAAACTGCGAGACATGGGTCAGCCTGTGAGTCTGACGGTGGTGGAGGACCTACCTCACGGCTTCCTCAGCCTCTCACAGCTCGCCAAGGAGACGGAGGTCGCTTCAGAAATCTGCATTGCGCGAATAAGGCAGATTTTTGAGCAATAA